One genomic segment of Bacillota bacterium includes these proteins:
- a CDS encoding YlmC/YmxH family sporulation protein, producing the protein MVKISELRLRDVINIVDGRRLGTIKDIEIDAEAGKIKALVLPGTNRFFTFLARGDEVVVPWEKIIRIGIDVILVEVNSFSQPKRPEA; encoded by the coding sequence GTGGTTAAAATATCGGAACTCCGACTGCGTGATGTAATCAACATTGTAGATGGAAGAAGGCTAGGGACAATTAAAGATATTGAAATCGACGCGGAGGCCGGTAAAATCAAGGCACTCGTTTTACCAGGCACCAACCGCTTCTTCACTTTTCTTGCAAGGGGCGACGAAGTGGTAGTACCCTGGGAAAAAATTATCAGAATCGGAATTGATGTGATTTTGGTAGAGGTCAACTCTTTTAGCCAACCAAAGCGTCCTGAAGCTTAA
- the nrdR gene encoding transcriptional regulator NrdR produces MRCPYCKKGESRVLDSRSADDGYAVRRRRECSHCTRRFTTYERVEETPLWVVKKDGRRELFNRDKLLRGIMKACEKRYPTLETLSALVDQIERALRESSEPEVFSQTIGHLVMEHLRSVDKVAYVRFASVYREFKDVGEILTCLEELGIDGKSKELI; encoded by the coding sequence TTGCGTTGCCCCTATTGCAAAAAAGGGGAGTCCAGGGTGCTTGATTCCCGTTCTGCCGATGATGGATATGCAGTCAGGCGCCGCCGCGAGTGTTCTCACTGCACCCGCCGTTTTACAACCTACGAACGCGTCGAGGAGACCCCCCTGTGGGTTGTCAAAAAGGATGGACGGAGAGAGCTTTTCAACCGGGACAAGCTCTTACGGGGGATCATGAAAGCCTGCGAAAAAAGGTACCCCACTTTGGAAACATTGTCAGCCCTTGTAGACCAGATTGAACGCGCCTTGCGGGAGAGTTCCGAGCCGGAGGTTTTTAGCCAAACGATCGGGCATCTGGTCATGGAACACTTACGCAGCGTGGACAAGGTGGCTTATGTCCGTTTTGCTTCGGTCTACAGGGAATTTAAAGATGTTGGGGAAATCCTTACCTGTCTTGAGGAACTGGGTATCGATGGAAAGAGTAAGGAACTAATTTAG
- the spoIIR gene encoding stage II sporulation protein R, which translates to MRRKFGALLLLGFISLASFIAIQGDLRAKRAYTRDNLIRLHVIANSDDEQDQAVKYRVRDALIDYLKPDLRKSRNSEEAKACLNKSRAEIARIAAQTVAASGFSYPVRVEMGKFTFPARAYGDVVYPAGQYEAVRVVLGKGEGTNWWCVLFPPLCFVDLSSTGDQTFDINEGIRETLAQDVRGRDAGELRNNQTDAGQDVFDLRLRVWDWLQNEANHLARLISS; encoded by the coding sequence GTGAGGCGTAAATTCGGTGCTCTTTTACTCCTGGGATTCATCTCATTGGCAAGTTTTATAGCCATTCAGGGGGATCTTCGTGCAAAGAGGGCATATACGCGAGACAATTTAATCAGGCTCCATGTGATTGCGAACAGTGATGATGAGCAGGATCAGGCAGTAAAGTACAGGGTTCGGGATGCCTTGATTGATTACTTAAAGCCTGATTTAAGAAAGAGTCGGAATTCCGAAGAAGCGAAGGCCTGCCTTAACAAAAGCCGTGCCGAAATCGCGAGAATTGCTGCGCAAACTGTGGCTGCCTCTGGCTTTTCCTATCCTGTCCGGGTCGAAATGGGGAAATTTACCTTTCCTGCCCGCGCCTACGGTGATGTCGTTTATCCTGCGGGTCAATACGAGGCAGTACGTGTGGTTCTCGGCAAGGGAGAGGGAACCAACTGGTGGTGCGTCCTCTTTCCGCCCCTTTGTTTTGTAGATCTTTCGAGCACAGGTGACCAAACATTCGATATCAATGAAGGGATCAGGGAGACGCTGGCTCAAGACGTGAGAGGAAGGGACGCGGGCGAACTCCGGAACAATCAAACTGACGCCGGACAAGATGTGTTTGATCTCCGGCTGCGTGTTTGGGATTGGCTCCAGAATGAAGCAAACCACCTGGCGCGCCTGATTAGTTCTTAA